The proteins below come from a single Parachlamydia acanthamoebae genomic window:
- a CDS encoding DNA-3-methyladenine glycosylase: protein MQVSLDYFQQEDVLKLGQDLLGKYLMTRIDGQLTGGQIVEVEAYRGPEDKASHAWNLRRTKRNEVMYWEGGSCYVYCCYGIHALFNIVTHKKEVPHAILIRAIQPEIGIDVMLQRRKAPHLKRATTGGPGALTQALGITTKHNGLSLTGPLIWIEDKGVSIPEKDILSSPRVGIDYAGEDALLPWRYRIKDNAWTSPAK, encoded by the coding sequence TCAACAAGAAGACGTTTTAAAATTAGGACAAGATCTACTTGGTAAATATTTAATGACGCGCATAGATGGCCAATTAACCGGTGGACAAATTGTTGAGGTAGAAGCTTACCGCGGCCCCGAGGATAAAGCTTCGCATGCATGGAATCTTCGTCGCACGAAAAGAAATGAAGTGATGTACTGGGAAGGTGGCTCTTGTTATGTGTACTGCTGCTACGGCATTCATGCGTTATTTAATATTGTCACACATAAAAAAGAGGTGCCGCATGCGATACTCATTCGTGCCATTCAGCCTGAAATTGGAATAGACGTGATGCTACAAAGAAGGAAAGCTCCCCATTTAAAACGAGCGACCACCGGAGGACCAGGGGCTTTAACACAAGCCTTAGGCATTACAACAAAACACAATGGGCTGTCCTTGACAGGCCCCCTCATTTGGATAGAAGACAAAGGGGTTTCAATCCCAGAAAAAGACATTCTATCTTCACCTAGAGTCGGAATAGATTATGCAGGTGAGGATGCCCTTTTACCTTGGAGATATCGCATCAAGGACAATGCGTGGACCTCTCCTGCTAAATAA
- a CDS encoding DUF502 domain-containing protein — protein MKKSFITGLVIILPLATTLFIVAFAFNFLTGPFAGVLYPLFNYYHLFNEGFLFLSAEQTRQYVSQLLVLLFLFSFTLALGAIARWFFVHYLIQFWDLILYRIPIVRTIYKTCQDVMKTIFTSETKSFKQVVMVPFPNPESFALGLVTKEDLPGLGVNQGSTLVAVFIPTTPNPTSGFLLMLKKEDVVYLDMKVEDAFKYIISCGVIQTPFTAIAKDS, from the coding sequence ATGAAAAAATCATTTATCACAGGACTTGTGATTATTCTACCATTAGCGACAACGCTTTTCATTGTTGCCTTTGCCTTTAACTTTTTGACCGGCCCATTTGCAGGTGTGCTTTATCCTCTCTTTAATTACTATCATCTCTTCAATGAAGGGTTTTTATTTCTATCTGCCGAGCAAACTCGACAATATGTCAGCCAGCTTCTGGTGCTTTTATTTCTTTTTTCATTCACTTTGGCATTAGGAGCTATCGCTCGCTGGTTTTTTGTGCACTATCTGATTCAATTTTGGGATCTTATTCTCTACCGCATTCCGATTGTCAGAACGATTTACAAAACCTGTCAAGATGTCATGAAAACAATTTTCACAAGCGAAACCAAATCCTTTAAACAAGTTGTGATGGTGCCATTCCCAAATCCCGAATCGTTTGCGCTCGGATTGGTTACTAAGGAAGATCTCCCTGGTTTAGGAGTTAATCAAGGAAGCACACTTGTCGCTGTTTTTATTCCAACGACACCAAATCCCACTTCAGGCTTTCTTCTGATGCTAAAAAAGGAAGATGTTGTTTATCTTGATATGAAAGTAGAAGATGCCTTTAAATACATCATTTCTTGCGGGGTGATCCAAACTCCATTCACAGCGATTGCAAAGGACTCTTGA
- a CDS encoding DUF502 domain-containing protein: MIKKYFLTGLVILLPIVVTAFLVVFAFNLLAKPLQGIMSGLLNYYGLTETISLFKSEHVLTIVSKTLSFLILMSIVLVAGIAARLFFMHTILRFGDYVIHRIPIVNKIYKASQEVVKTLFVSKTTNFSQVVLVPFPHAKALSIGFLTNENSSLNTSLGSENRVSVFVPGTPNPTIGFMLTFKKTEILFIDMTVEEALKFIVSFGVAVEPKLSPLPLLNDKTSASSPI; the protein is encoded by the coding sequence ATGATAAAAAAATACTTCCTTACAGGTTTAGTCATTCTTTTACCCATCGTTGTCACGGCATTTTTAGTTGTATTCGCTTTTAATCTTTTAGCAAAGCCACTTCAAGGAATCATGTCTGGTCTGCTCAACTACTACGGATTAACAGAGACTATTTCTTTGTTTAAATCAGAGCATGTTTTGACAATCGTTAGCAAAACCCTTAGTTTTCTGATTTTGATGTCCATCGTGCTTGTAGCAGGGATTGCCGCTCGCCTATTTTTTATGCATACTATTTTGCGTTTTGGCGACTATGTCATCCACCGAATTCCTATTGTCAATAAAATTTATAAAGCCTCTCAAGAAGTTGTGAAAACGCTTTTTGTTTCAAAAACGACCAATTTTTCTCAAGTGGTTCTTGTTCCGTTTCCCCATGCAAAAGCATTAAGCATCGGCTTTTTGACAAATGAAAACTCCAGCCTCAATACGTCATTAGGAAGTGAAAATCGTGTTTCCGTTTTTGTTCCGGGAACACCCAATCCAACAATCGGTTTTATGTTAACTTTCAAAAAAACTGAAATCCTTTTCATTGACATGACTGTAGAAGAGGCTTTAAAATTCATTGTCTCCTTTGGAGTTGCTGTAGAACCTAAATTATCCCCTCTTCCTTTATTAAACGACAAAACAAGCGCTTCTTCACCCATTTAA
- a CDS encoding DNA polymerase III subunit chi, whose protein sequence is MQEKNSPSIHFLPAKNVREKLTSICETVRQHFAKQKRILIAAPNEEAARYLNALLWKQPEESFLPHIWSESQTEECVAITFSKNNVNQAAVLLNLCPSVHSEWDSFEQIYDLFDETDPEKQKASESRHVYYTEKGCQIHFEPPIHLEVNDR, encoded by the coding sequence ATGCAAGAAAAAAATTCTCCCTCCATCCATTTTCTCCCTGCAAAGAATGTTCGCGAAAAACTCACATCGATTTGTGAAACTGTTCGGCAGCATTTTGCTAAACAAAAACGGATTCTTATTGCAGCACCAAATGAAGAAGCGGCTCGCTATCTCAATGCTTTACTATGGAAACAACCCGAAGAAAGCTTTCTTCCGCATATTTGGAGTGAGTCGCAGACAGAAGAATGTGTCGCCATTACGTTTTCGAAGAATAACGTTAATCAAGCAGCCGTATTGCTTAACCTTTGCCCTTCGGTCCATTCTGAATGGGATTCTTTTGAACAGATTTACGACTTATTTGATGAAACAGATCCAGAAAAACAAAAGGCATCCGAATCTCGTCATGTCTATTACACCGAGAAGGGATGCCAAATTCACTTTGAGCCGCCTATTCATCTTGAGGTAAATGATCGCTAA
- the hutG gene encoding formimidoylglutamase: MHKYYQPPEKDLWKGREDGERFHQVIQCLDLSKEKLEFQDKPCYGFLGFVSDEGVRRNEGRMGASEGPFAIRKSLANLALHQLVEAKFFDVGNIVCEDQNLEEAQKQLGEAVASLLNQNVFPIVLGGGHESAWGIHQGVMELHSECAIVNFDAHLDLRPLLEDQWGTSGTSFSQIAEGYKNRGKSFHYTCLGVQKAGNTSQLFETAEKHQVKIVYAENFCLGALGRIQEVISYHKPIHLTICLDVFAAAFAPGVSAPQAFGILPKDILTSLSLLAHSKKVVVLDIAELSPQHDRDGITAKLASNLIAHFLYEHIHIVK; encoded by the coding sequence ATGCATAAATATTATCAACCCCCTGAAAAAGATCTATGGAAGGGACGTGAGGATGGAGAGCGTTTTCACCAGGTTATTCAGTGTTTGGATTTGTCTAAAGAAAAGCTAGAATTTCAGGACAAGCCCTGCTACGGTTTTTTAGGATTTGTCTCCGATGAAGGGGTAAGGCGTAATGAAGGACGTATGGGTGCATCTGAAGGTCCATTTGCTATTCGAAAATCCTTGGCGAATCTAGCTTTACATCAACTTGTAGAGGCGAAGTTTTTTGATGTAGGCAATATTGTGTGCGAAGACCAAAATTTGGAGGAAGCTCAAAAGCAATTGGGTGAAGCCGTAGCCTCCCTTCTGAACCAAAACGTTTTTCCTATTGTCCTGGGCGGTGGTCATGAAAGTGCTTGGGGAATCCACCAAGGAGTGATGGAATTGCACTCAGAATGTGCGATTGTCAATTTTGATGCGCACTTAGATTTGAGACCTTTGCTAGAAGATCAATGGGGTACCTCAGGAACCTCATTCTCCCAAATAGCGGAGGGTTATAAAAATCGGGGAAAATCCTTTCATTATACGTGCTTAGGTGTACAAAAAGCGGGGAATACTAGTCAGCTCTTTGAGACTGCAGAAAAACATCAGGTGAAAATCGTGTATGCAGAAAACTTTTGCTTGGGGGCTTTGGGTAGAATTCAAGAGGTCATCAGTTATCATAAACCTATTCATTTGACAATTTGTTTGGATGTTTTTGCTGCCGCCTTTGCCCCAGGAGTTAGTGCCCCCCAGGCCTTTGGGATTTTGCCTAAGGATATTTTGACGAGTCTTTCTCTATTGGCGCACTCAAAAAAGGTGGTTGTTTTAGATATAGCAGAGCTCTCTCCTCAACATGATCGAGATGGAATCACGGCTAAATTGGCCTCTAATTTAATTGCTCACTTTCTTTACGAACATATTCATATAGTTAAATAG
- the hutI gene encoding imidazolonepropionase has product MVEEVILGPFKQLLTMEGMGSCGPLSDHELPIIQNAGIHIHQGYIQHVGPFDALRKKTIPIQEIEYSAVGLPGLIDAHTHLCWAGSRANEYALRLSGASYQSIAEKGGGILNTVRMTRQASLEELVSLMEKRCGSLLNQGVTTCEVKSGYGLTLEDELKILHAIQVTREKQKIDLIPTCLAAHTKPPEFDTNSLYLEYIATHLLPIVRAKKLANRIDIFVDKEAFSLKEARNYLQKAKEIGFQLTAHADQFSRGGSSLAAELGAVSADHLEASTAEDWEQLKNAKVIPVVLPGASLGLGIPYAPARRMLDQGLPVAIASDWNPGSAPMGYLLLQAAIMGATEKLTMAETFAAITFRAAKALRLEDRGILKPGFRADCVIYPCDDYREILYAQGALLPKMTLTAKQWKMDA; this is encoded by the coding sequence ATGGTTGAAGAAGTCATTTTAGGTCCCTTTAAACAGCTATTGACAATGGAAGGGATGGGGTCGTGCGGTCCTTTATCAGATCATGAACTTCCCATCATTCAAAATGCAGGTATTCATATTCATCAAGGATATATCCAGCATGTTGGTCCTTTTGATGCCCTTAGAAAAAAAACGATTCCCATTCAAGAGATTGAATATTCAGCTGTGGGACTTCCGGGATTGATTGATGCGCATACCCATTTATGCTGGGCTGGTTCTAGAGCAAATGAATATGCACTCCGTTTAAGTGGAGCGTCCTATCAAAGTATTGCTGAAAAAGGAGGTGGAATATTAAATACCGTTCGAATGACACGACAAGCTTCTTTGGAGGAATTAGTCTCTTTGATGGAAAAAAGATGTGGGAGTTTGCTAAATCAAGGTGTGACCACGTGTGAAGTTAAAAGTGGTTATGGGCTTACTCTTGAAGATGAATTAAAAATTTTGCACGCCATTCAAGTGACACGGGAGAAGCAAAAAATCGATCTGATTCCAACGTGTCTAGCGGCCCATACAAAACCTCCAGAATTTGATACGAATTCCCTCTATTTGGAATACATCGCCACCCATTTGCTGCCCATCGTTCGAGCGAAAAAGTTGGCAAATCGCATCGATATCTTTGTGGATAAAGAAGCGTTTTCTTTAAAAGAAGCTCGAAACTATTTGCAAAAGGCTAAAGAAATTGGATTCCAGCTTACTGCACACGCCGATCAATTTTCAAGAGGGGGGAGTTCTTTGGCAGCAGAGCTGGGGGCTGTAAGTGCAGATCATCTGGAAGCGTCCACTGCTGAAGATTGGGAGCAATTGAAAAATGCCAAAGTTATTCCTGTGGTCTTGCCGGGGGCCTCACTTGGTTTAGGGATTCCCTATGCACCTGCGCGACGCATGCTTGATCAAGGCTTGCCTGTTGCAATAGCTTCTGATTGGAATCCTGGATCCGCACCCATGGGTTACCTTCTTTTGCAAGCAGCCATCATGGGAGCTACAGAGAAATTAACGATGGCCGAAACATTTGCTGCGATCACCTTTCGAGCTGCCAAAGCTTTACGATTAGAAGATCGAGGGATATTAAAACCAGGCTTTAGGGCTGATTGCGTGATTTATCCTTGTGATGATTATCGAGAAATTTTGTATGCCCAAGGGGCTCTTCTGCCGAAGATGACTCTAACAGCTAAACAGTGGAAAATGGATGCATAA
- the hutU gene encoding urocanate hydratase yields MDFASFIQKYAQHPVYRAPRGDQLHALSWQTEAPLRMLLNNLDAEVAEDPEHLIVYGGTGQAARNVAALQQIIQSLLQLKESESLLIQSGKAVGIIPTHAEAPRVLIANSNLVPHWATWEKFRELQKLGLTMYGQMTAGSWIYIGTQGILQGTYETFAAAARKYFNNSLTGTLTISGGLGGMGGAQPLAVTLNGGVFLGIDIDPTRIEKRLKTRYIDKIAQNEKEAFQWILDAKQQKKPLSVGLVGDIGTILQKCLDAQIIPDIVTDQTSAHDPLNGYIPSGYTMQTAAELRQADPYVYKQKALKSMAYHVHAMLEMQAQGSIAFEYGNNLREFACQGGEKEAFKIPGFVPEFIRPLFCEGKGPFRWVALSGDPEDIYLTDQALMEAFPDHTQLHVWLKAAKEKVTFQGLPARICWLGYGEREKAGLVFNELVRKKKLKAPLVIGRDHLDAGSVASPFRETEKMRDGSDCISDWPLLNLMGNCAGGATWVSFHHGGGVGIGYSQHAGMVVLVDGTERSERCLKRVLTIDPALGVIRHADAGYPEAIACGEKHHLLIGKENG; encoded by the coding sequence ATGGATTTTGCATCATTTATTCAAAAATATGCGCAGCATCCTGTTTACCGAGCGCCTCGTGGTGATCAGCTACATGCTCTTTCTTGGCAAACGGAGGCTCCTTTAAGAATGTTGCTTAATAATTTAGATGCTGAAGTTGCTGAGGACCCGGAGCATTTGATCGTTTATGGGGGAACTGGTCAGGCGGCTAGAAATGTAGCAGCTCTGCAACAAATTATTCAGTCCTTGTTACAATTGAAAGAGTCGGAAAGTTTATTGATCCAATCAGGCAAAGCTGTCGGAATCATTCCCACCCATGCCGAAGCCCCCAGAGTTTTGATTGCTAATAGTAATTTAGTGCCTCACTGGGCCACATGGGAAAAATTTAGAGAGCTTCAAAAGCTTGGATTGACCATGTATGGACAAATGACAGCAGGCAGTTGGATTTATATTGGAACGCAAGGGATTCTGCAAGGAACTTACGAAACATTTGCAGCCGCAGCACGTAAGTATTTTAATAATTCCCTTACAGGTACCTTAACTATTTCAGGGGGATTGGGAGGAATGGGAGGGGCGCAGCCTTTGGCAGTCACCTTAAATGGGGGTGTTTTTTTGGGAATCGACATCGATCCAACCCGCATTGAAAAGCGTTTAAAGACACGCTATATAGATAAAATAGCGCAAAATGAGAAAGAAGCCTTTCAATGGATTTTAGACGCCAAGCAACAGAAAAAGCCTTTATCAGTGGGATTAGTTGGCGATATTGGAACTATTCTTCAAAAATGTTTGGACGCCCAAATCATTCCCGATATCGTGACAGACCAAACATCAGCCCATGATCCGCTCAATGGGTATATTCCAAGTGGTTATACAATGCAAACTGCCGCAGAATTAAGACAAGCAGATCCATATGTCTACAAGCAGAAGGCTTTAAAAAGTATGGCTTATCACGTGCATGCGATGCTGGAAATGCAAGCTCAAGGATCGATTGCTTTTGAATACGGGAATAATTTGCGTGAATTCGCCTGCCAAGGGGGTGAAAAAGAGGCTTTTAAAATACCGGGATTTGTTCCTGAGTTTATTCGCCCTCTTTTTTGTGAAGGAAAAGGCCCTTTTCGCTGGGTGGCCTTATCTGGTGATCCTGAAGATATTTATCTCACAGACCAAGCTCTGATGGAAGCTTTTCCAGATCATACCCAGTTGCATGTTTGGTTAAAAGCAGCTAAAGAAAAAGTGACATTTCAGGGGCTTCCTGCTCGCATTTGCTGGTTAGGCTACGGGGAGCGGGAAAAGGCGGGTTTGGTTTTTAATGAGCTTGTTCGAAAGAAAAAGCTCAAAGCACCTCTGGTAATAGGGAGAGATCACCTAGATGCAGGTTCTGTCGCTTCTCCTTTTCGGGAAACAGAAAAAATGCGTGATGGTTCTGATTGTATTTCTGATTGGCCTTTATTAAATCTCATGGGAAATTGTGCCGGTGGGGCAACCTGGGTGTCTTTTCATCATGGTGGTGGCGTGGGAATTGGGTATTCGCAACATGCAGGGATGGTCGTTTTAGTGGATGGAACCGAGCGGTCCGAACGATGTTTAAAAAGAGTATTAACCATTGACCCCGCATTAGGGGTTATCCGTCACGCAGACGCTGGGTACCCTGAAGCCATTGCGTGTGGAGAAAAACATCATCTTTTAATCGGGAAAGAAAATGGTTGA
- the hutH gene encoding histidine ammonia-lyase encodes MKQIKDSIFLDGKSLTLSQLEAIAKGCPVKISPSTQNAIDASAQLVHQLAKSPKPIYGVNTGFGYFAREKIAPDEIDALQVNLLKSHAAGFGEPLSLSETRLAMALRLNVLIKGNTGVRYQVCEALLQLIQAEIYPLIPQYGSVGASGDLAPLAHLALPLIGLGEVHYKDKRMSAKEALKLAKLKPLKLHAKEGLGLINGTQIMLAVGSLALIEAKKVLKKADRIAALTFEGLLGATDALNPLLHRARGQKGQMEIAKRMREELKDSSLWSQNFKRVKVQDSYSLRCVPQIHGPTQDALDYCTTIIERELNAATDNPLVFSEEGVILSGGNFHGQALALAFDFAAIAMSEISNVSERRLETLLNPHMSGLPAFLTPYEGTHSGYMASQYLSASLVNQNKLLANPACTDSIPGNVGVEDHVSMGMTSARKLRDLVRNVSTVLAIEMVVAAQAVDLRKRSQDLGKGTHQVYIALRKKVPVLIEDRIVSDDIQKALEVFQQL; translated from the coding sequence ATGAAACAAATAAAAGACAGTATTTTCTTAGACGGCAAAAGTTTAACGCTTTCTCAATTAGAAGCTATTGCAAAAGGCTGTCCTGTCAAAATCTCACCCAGCACGCAGAATGCCATTGATGCAAGTGCGCAACTTGTGCATCAACTTGCCAAAAGCCCAAAACCGATTTATGGAGTTAACACGGGATTTGGCTATTTCGCTCGGGAAAAAATTGCTCCAGACGAAATAGATGCTCTGCAAGTCAATTTATTAAAAAGCCATGCCGCAGGCTTTGGTGAGCCACTCTCGTTGTCCGAAACACGTTTAGCGATGGCTCTTCGATTAAATGTTTTGATCAAAGGAAATACAGGCGTTCGCTATCAGGTTTGTGAAGCCTTACTCCAACTGATACAAGCAGAAATTTATCCGCTCATTCCCCAATATGGATCCGTAGGCGCTAGTGGGGATTTGGCTCCTTTAGCGCACTTAGCCCTTCCTCTGATTGGATTAGGAGAAGTGCATTATAAAGATAAACGCATGTCTGCCAAAGAAGCATTAAAATTAGCCAAGTTAAAGCCTCTTAAATTACATGCTAAAGAAGGATTAGGGTTGATTAATGGCACCCAAATCATGCTTGCCGTAGGTAGCCTTGCTTTAATTGAAGCCAAAAAAGTTCTGAAAAAAGCGGATCGAATTGCCGCTTTAACATTTGAAGGGTTACTTGGGGCAACAGATGCTCTCAATCCGTTGCTGCATCGAGCAAGAGGACAGAAAGGGCAAATGGAAATAGCTAAAAGAATGCGCGAAGAACTAAAAGATTCCTCGCTATGGAGCCAAAACTTTAAAAGAGTAAAGGTGCAAGATTCCTATTCTTTGCGTTGTGTCCCTCAAATTCATGGCCCCACCCAAGATGCATTGGATTACTGCACCACCATTATCGAAAGAGAGCTCAACGCAGCAACAGATAATCCGCTAGTGTTTTCAGAAGAAGGAGTGATCCTGAGCGGGGGAAATTTTCATGGACAGGCCCTTGCTTTAGCGTTTGATTTCGCTGCAATAGCCATGTCTGAAATATCCAATGTTTCTGAAAGAAGATTGGAAACGTTATTAAATCCTCATATGAGTGGGTTGCCAGCATTTTTGACCCCTTACGAAGGCACTCATTCTGGCTACATGGCTTCTCAGTATTTAAGTGCTTCGCTTGTCAATCAAAATAAATTACTCGCTAACCCTGCGTGCACAGATTCGATCCCTGGCAATGTGGGGGTGGAGGATCATGTATCTATGGGCATGACATCGGCACGTAAACTGCGCGATTTGGTGCGTAATGTTTCAACTGTCCTCGCAATAGAAATGGTGGTAGCAGCCCAGGCTGTCGATTTACGTAAACGCAGTCAAGACTTAGGAAAAGGTACCCATCAAGTTTACATAGCCTTGAGAAAAAAAGTTCCTGTCTTAATCGAAGATCGGATTGTGTCGGATGATATACAAAAAGCGCTAGAGGTTTTTCAACAGTTATAA
- a CDS encoding class I SAM-dependent methyltransferase, whose amino-acid sequence MQSKPSKSRPKKPSTSWEPVSKWYHQAVGKEGHYYHQSVILPKLLNLLNLNENSSILDVACGQGILARHLPEKISYVGIDIAPSFVKAAKQLDHNPRHEYLVGDAIKPYQVDQKKFSHATLILAVQNIERPDLVFKNVSAALAEDGLFIIVMNHPCFRIPRQSSWGVDENKKLQYRRLDSYASAQRIPIQAHPSEGSKSSETWSFHYPLSSYTRWLHEAGFVTEFLEEWCSDKVSEGKMAKMENRSRDEFPLFLTLIARKKGR is encoded by the coding sequence ATGCAATCAAAGCCATCAAAATCCCGCCCTAAAAAACCTTCTACTTCTTGGGAACCTGTCAGTAAATGGTACCATCAGGCAGTCGGTAAAGAAGGGCATTATTATCATCAATCTGTAATTTTACCAAAGTTGTTGAATCTTCTCAATCTAAACGAGAATTCATCCATTTTAGATGTCGCTTGTGGACAAGGAATTTTGGCCCGCCATCTACCTGAAAAAATCAGTTATGTCGGAATTGATATCGCGCCTTCTTTTGTCAAGGCTGCGAAACAGTTGGATCATAATCCGCGGCATGAATATTTGGTGGGGGATGCCATTAAACCCTATCAAGTAGACCAAAAAAAATTTTCACATGCCACGCTTATTTTAGCTGTGCAAAATATTGAAAGACCCGACTTGGTATTTAAGAATGTATCCGCTGCTTTAGCAGAGGATGGGCTTTTTATCATTGTGATGAACCATCCATGCTTTCGGATTCCGCGGCAGTCGTCTTGGGGTGTCGATGAAAACAAAAAGCTGCAGTACAGACGTCTAGATTCTTATGCCTCGGCTCAAAGAATCCCAATTCAAGCGCATCCTAGTGAGGGAAGTAAATCTTCTGAAACTTGGTCTTTCCATTATCCTTTATCCTCTTATACACGCTGGTTACATGAAGCAGGATTTGTCACTGAATTTTTAGAAGAGTGGTGTTCCGATAAAGTCAGTGAAGGAAAAATGGCAAAGATGGAGAATCGAAGTCGTGATGAATTTCCATTGTTTCTCACATTAATTGCGCGAAAGAAAGGAAGGTAA
- the rpsO gene encoding 30S ribosomal protein S15 — MSLDQGTKEEITKKFQLHEKDTGSADVQIAILTERITELTEHLKRNPKDHGSRLALLKLVGQRRRLLDYLNSTDTVRYQNLITKLKLRR; from the coding sequence ATGTCTCTAGACCAAGGTACAAAAGAAGAAATTACAAAGAAGTTCCAACTTCACGAAAAGGATACGGGATCAGCTGATGTTCAAATCGCAATTCTCACAGAAAGAATTACTGAATTGACTGAACATTTGAAAAGAAATCCAAAAGATCACGGCTCGCGATTGGCGCTTCTTAAGCTTGTCGGCCAACGAAGGCGTTTATTGGATTATCTAAACTCAACCGATACTGTTCGGTACCAAAATTTGATTACAAAATTAAAATTGAGAAGATAA